One stretch of Epinephelus lanceolatus isolate andai-2023 chromosome 15, ASM4190304v1, whole genome shotgun sequence DNA includes these proteins:
- the lgmn gene encoding legumain, whose protein sequence is MFTAVFLVLLGLSSGLVKAFPSQDSDTGKNWVLIVAGSNGWYNYRHQADACHAYQIVHKNGIPDEQIVVMMYDDLAQNEENPTPGILINRPNGSDVYQGVPKDYTGDDVTPENFLAVLKGDSSKVKGGSGKVLKSGPNDHIFVYFTDHGAPGILAFPNDDLQVKDLQDAIKYMHDNKKYKRMVFYIEACESGSMMNHLPTDIDVYATTAANPHESSYACYYDEKRDTYLGDWYSVNWMEDSDVEDLKKETLVKQFKIVKSHTNTSHVQQYGNKTMGHMKVIAFQGNVMATNQPAPPMKLQPITNPDLTPSPDVPLAILKRKMMASNDIRVARGLLMEINAHLKVREMLAESMRQVVERVTGNKLKAEEVLNERAELSQHQCYKTAVNHYKYNCYNWHKTEYEYALRHLYALVNLCERGYSADSIQLAMDSVCRFRF, encoded by the exons ATGTTTACGGCAGTCTTCCTCGTCCTGCTCGGCCTGAGCTCCGGGCTGGTGAAAGCTTTCCCCTCCCAGGACTCAGACACTGGGAAGAACTGGGTGCTGATCGTGGCTGGCTCCAACGGCTGGTACAACTACAGACACCAG GCCGATGCTTGCCATGCCTATCAGATTGTCCACAAAAATGGCATCCCAGATGAGCAGATTGTGGTCATGATGTACGATGACTTGGCACAAAATGAGGA aAACCCCACCCCGGGCATATTGATCAACAGGCCCAATGGCTCTGATGTGTACCAGGGAGTTCCTAAAGACTACACAGGGGAC GATGTGACGCCAGAAAACTTCCTGGCAGTGCTGAAGGGTGACTCCTCAAAAGTCAAAGGTGGCTCTGGAAAAGTGTTGAAGAG CGGCCCCAACGATCACATTTTTGTGTACTTTACCGACCACGGAGCGCCTGGTATATTGGCCTTCCCCAACGATGAT CTCCAGGTTAAAGACCTCCAGGACGCCATTAAATACATGCACGACAATAAGAAATACAAAAGG ATGGTGTTCTACATCGAGGCATGTGAGTCCGGGTCGATGATGAACCACCTCCCTACGGACATTGACG TGTACGCCACCACAGCTGCCAACCCACACGAGTCCTCGTACGCCTGCTACTATGACGAGAAGAGGGACACCTACCTGGGAGACTGGTACAGTGTGAACTGGATGGAGGACTCTGATGTG GAGGACCTGAAGAAGGAGACATTGGTGAAGCAGTTCAAGATCGTAAAGAGCCACACAAACACCAGCCACGTCCAGCAGTACGGAAACAAG ACTATGGGCCACATGAAGGTCATCGCATTTCAGGGTAACGTCATGGCAACCAACCAGCCTGCTCCTCCAATGAAACTGCAGCCAATTACAAATCCAGATCTGACCCCAAGCCCCGACGTTCCTCTGGCCATCCTcaagaggaagatgatggcCTCCAATGATATCAGAGTTGCAAGGGGGCTGCTGATGGAGATCAACGCCCACCTCAAG gttAGGGAAATGCTGGCTGAGAGTATGCGCCAAGTGGTGGAGAGGGTAACCGGGAACAAGCTCAAGGCTGAGGAGGTTCTCAACGAGAGGGCAGAGCTCAGCCAGCATCAGTGCTACAAGACTGCCGTCAACCACTACAAATACAACTGCTACAACTGGCACAAAACAGAG TATGAATATGCTCTGAGGCATCTGTACGCTCTGGTGAACCTGTGTGAGAGGGGATACTCCGCAGACAG CATCCAGCTCGCCATGGACTCCGTGTGTCGTTTCCGCTTTTAA